The proteins below are encoded in one region of Shewanella algae:
- the glnA gene encoding glutamate--ammonia ligase, which translates to MSVESVLQQLQELEVKFVDLRFTDTKGKEQHVSIPTHQVDADFFEDGKMFDGSSIAGWKGINESDMVLMPDPSSFVLDPFTEETTALIRCDILEPGTMQGYDRDPRSIAKKAEEYMRSTGIADTVLIGPEPEFFLFDDVRFGTDMSGTFVKIDAKEAAWNSGTSYEEGNTGHRPFVKGGYFPVAPVDSSQDLRSAMCLVLEEMGQVVEAHHHEVATAGQNEIATRFNTLTNKADEIQVLKYVIHNMAHAYGKTATFMPKPIVGDNGSGMHVHQSLAKDGTNLFAGDKYGGLSETALYYIGGIIKHARALNAFTNPSTNSYKRLVPHFEAPVMLAYSARNRSASIRIPVVPSPKARRIETRFPDPMANPYLAFAALLMAGLDGIQNKIHPGDAMDKDLYDLPAEEAAEIPTVAESLEVALAALDADREFLTRGGVFSDDFIDSYLKLKQAEAERVSRTTHPVEFELYYSL; encoded by the coding sequence ATGTCAGTCGAATCAGTTTTACAACAGCTGCAAGAGTTGGAAGTTAAGTTTGTTGATTTACGCTTTACCGATACCAAAGGTAAGGAACAGCATGTATCTATCCCGACTCATCAGGTAGATGCTGATTTCTTTGAAGACGGCAAAATGTTCGATGGTTCATCTATCGCCGGTTGGAAAGGGATCAACGAATCTGACATGGTGCTGATGCCAGATCCAAGCAGCTTTGTACTGGATCCTTTCACCGAAGAAACCACAGCGCTGATCCGCTGCGACATCCTCGAGCCCGGCACTATGCAGGGTTACGACCGTGACCCTCGCTCTATCGCCAAGAAAGCCGAAGAGTACATGCGTTCTACCGGCATCGCCGACACTGTGCTGATCGGTCCTGAGCCTGAGTTCTTCCTGTTTGATGACGTGCGTTTTGGTACCGACATGAGCGGCACCTTCGTCAAAATCGATGCCAAAGAAGCGGCCTGGAACTCAGGCACCAGCTATGAAGAAGGCAACACAGGTCACCGTCCATTCGTTAAGGGCGGCTACTTCCCGGTTGCGCCTGTGGATTCTTCACAGGATTTGCGTAGTGCCATGTGTCTGGTGCTGGAAGAGATGGGCCAGGTTGTGGAAGCTCATCACCATGAAGTTGCTACCGCGGGTCAGAACGAGATCGCCACACGCTTCAATACTCTGACCAACAAGGCCGATGAAATCCAGGTACTCAAGTACGTGATTCACAACATGGCTCATGCCTACGGCAAGACAGCAACCTTTATGCCTAAGCCGATAGTCGGCGACAACGGCAGCGGCATGCACGTACACCAGTCACTGGCCAAAGACGGCACCAACCTGTTTGCCGGTGACAAATACGGCGGCCTGTCTGAAACTGCCCTGTACTATATAGGTGGTATCATCAAGCACGCCCGTGCCCTGAACGCCTTCACCAACCCAAGCACCAACTCCTACAAGCGTTTGGTGCCACACTTTGAAGCCCCTGTGATGCTGGCTTATTCTGCCCGTAACCGCTCGGCTTCTATCCGTATCCCTGTGGTACCAAGTCCTAAGGCTCGCCGTATCGAGACCCGCTTCCCGGATCCTATGGCCAACCCTTATCTGGCCTTCGCAGCACTGCTGATGGCCGGTCTGGACGGTATCCAGAACAAGATCCACCCTGGTGATGCCATGGACAAGGATCTGTACGATCTGCCGGCCGAAGAAGCAGCGGAAATCCCGACTGTGGCCGAATCTCTGGAAGTCGCCCTGGCGGCTCTGGATGCAGACCGTGAGTTCCTGACCCGCGGCGGTGTGTTCAGCGATGACTTTATCGACTCTTACCTCAAGCTGAAACAAGCCGAGGCCGAGCGTGTCAGCCGCACCACTCACCCAGTCGAATTTGAGCTGTACTACAGCCTCTAA
- a CDS encoding DUF4124 domain-containing protein encodes MRTLMIISLALLSLVAQATVYKWVDKDGKVHYSDEPNPQAQAVEFTDKTQNQISLETPKPLPDPIEVEQVGYGLKILSPQHEETIRDNAGDFQVQVEVEPELASGHFLQLYIDGISSSDAQRSNLFQLKDIDRGEHTLQLKAVQQNGKVLASSSPITIFLHQAGLMQPAFPAPGKGPKPSN; translated from the coding sequence ATGCGTACTCTGATGATAATCAGCCTGGCATTGCTGTCGCTGGTTGCCCAGGCGACTGTCTATAAGTGGGTCGATAAAGATGGCAAGGTGCATTACAGCGATGAGCCCAACCCCCAAGCCCAGGCAGTGGAATTCACCGACAAGACCCAGAATCAAATAAGCCTGGAAACGCCTAAACCTCTGCCCGATCCCATAGAAGTAGAACAGGTCGGCTATGGGTTGAAGATACTTTCACCACAGCATGAGGAAACCATTCGCGATAACGCCGGTGATTTTCAGGTTCAGGTAGAGGTAGAGCCGGAGCTGGCTTCGGGTCATTTTCTGCAACTCTACATAGACGGCATCTCCTCCAGCGACGCTCAGCGCAGCAATCTCTTCCAGCTCAAGGATATCGACCGCGGCGAACACACGCTGCAACTCAAGGCAGTGCAACAAAACGGCAAAGTCCTTGCATCCAGTAGTCCCATAACCATTTTTCTGCACCAAGCCGGACTGATGCAACCCGCCTTCCCGGCACCCGGGAAAGGCCCAAAGCCAAGTAACTAA
- a CDS encoding DMT family transporter, which produces MPYLIALLAPVFWGTTYALVSLYLQDMSPFWVAVWRALPAGILLLLLRPKLPSLAWSKILLLAFCNIGAFFALLFMGAYRLPGAVAGTLGATLPLMFLLLAWLLDGQRPALKWTLLALLGLSGVMLLLNPSANLDLIGVLCALSATLLVAQSSRWMQRWQTGDLLVLTAWQLLLGGLMLIPLAWTVAGAPTLPEPKTWPAIAWLAIFSTALSYWAWIWSIKHLGPQIMGMMALINPVVAVSLGVFLVGEQLDSYQWLGIGLIMSSLLLMKLPVPAIWYRLRPSRR; this is translated from the coding sequence ATGCCCTACCTAATTGCACTCCTTGCTCCCGTCTTCTGGGGAACCACTTATGCCCTGGTCAGCCTGTACCTGCAGGATATGTCCCCTTTCTGGGTCGCCGTCTGGCGTGCGCTACCGGCCGGGATCCTGTTATTGCTGCTACGGCCCAAGCTGCCTTCGCTCGCCTGGAGCAAAATACTCTTGCTGGCATTTTGTAATATCGGCGCCTTCTTCGCCCTGCTGTTTATGGGCGCCTACCGCCTTCCCGGCGCCGTGGCCGGCACCCTGGGGGCCACACTGCCACTGATGTTTCTGCTGCTGGCCTGGCTGCTCGATGGCCAAAGACCGGCATTGAAGTGGACCTTGCTGGCACTGCTGGGACTGAGTGGAGTGATGTTATTGCTCAATCCTTCGGCCAATCTGGATCTGATTGGTGTGCTCTGCGCCCTGAGTGCCACTCTGTTGGTGGCCCAATCATCCCGCTGGATGCAACGCTGGCAAACCGGCGATCTTCTGGTATTGACCGCCTGGCAGTTGTTGCTCGGCGGCTTAATGCTGATCCCGCTGGCCTGGACAGTAGCCGGGGCACCCACACTGCCCGAGCCCAAGACATGGCCCGCCATCGCTTGGCTGGCCATTTTCAGCACGGCGCTGAGCTACTGGGCCTGGATCTGGTCCATCAAACATCTGGGACCGCAAATCATGGGCATGATGGCCTTGATCAACCCTGTGGTGGCCGTCTCGCTCGGGGTGTTTTTGGTCGGCGAACAGCTGGACAGCTATCAATGGCTGGGGATCGGCCTGATCATGTCGTCACTGTTGCTGATGAAACTTCCTGTCCCGGCCATCTGGTATCGCCTGCGCCCCAGCCGGCGCTGA
- a CDS encoding FUSC family protein: MNLSNLFQRLLQWLPDRADLPEGLRIGLPMMAGLLLFSFLGDSASGVNALICAWLVGVQGRNLAYPKRAGLLSKSALLCCISSALALLSLIHPWLGISVLGAIGLLYGLSSNQRKYIQLLTYNAGFCLICGLHLLESGTDWKMLLLSSLFGSWLAVISAVIAGPWMAIRQGEQLLASVQRKFGFWCNILSHSDAANVGQRLALREQLDDAIAVLAHWLLEMPDKAEVQRIARQLESNLILIETLESIGRLQQNDAASPALQQYLANFASELKTHRDQGTEPTPLPLGDKPQPLLLDAANRLALALDPQRPLAADWRERLGLIWPSDAQSVRSQWRKALVKHSREWHHGLRILFTLLCCQAVVELLQLPQGYWVTLTAYIVLMVAPLGQLQARIWSRFYGTVLGSVLALGLIWFLGAGSWLLPATCLSAFLAFATFYKARYEIHVFWLTMLMVFAITLLLPSDPYIAFYRALDTFTGALMAFLAMHLFIPSWTRRWLDSYVCHFIELERAWLASINTGKADNALRWQAHAALRQLGQEVGFLKLEPNTGQRELQDWQSFLWLGLTLHCTLVLVARQQQKQPLHLAEQQLAAWPQLFRQRFLATEMHQSESGPAPNSTDETTQQSARQAEAIPAWVMQDIAHLYAWLDWQRPYALSGNTHG, encoded by the coding sequence GTGAATCTATCCAATCTATTCCAGCGCCTGCTGCAATGGCTACCTGATCGTGCCGATCTTCCCGAAGGCTTACGCATAGGGCTGCCCATGATGGCGGGCCTGTTGCTGTTTTCGTTTCTCGGCGACAGTGCCAGCGGCGTCAACGCCCTAATCTGTGCCTGGCTGGTCGGCGTCCAGGGCCGCAACCTGGCTTATCCCAAACGTGCCGGGCTGTTGAGCAAGTCGGCACTTCTGTGCTGTATCAGCAGTGCCCTGGCCTTGCTGAGCCTGATCCACCCTTGGCTAGGGATCAGCGTACTCGGCGCCATAGGCCTGTTATATGGCCTCAGTTCCAACCAAAGAAAGTACATTCAGCTGCTGACCTACAACGCCGGCTTTTGCCTGATCTGCGGCCTGCATCTGCTGGAGTCGGGTACCGACTGGAAGATGTTGTTGCTCTCCAGCCTGTTCGGCAGCTGGTTGGCTGTCATCAGCGCCGTCATCGCCGGGCCCTGGATGGCGATACGTCAGGGCGAACAGCTGCTGGCCAGCGTGCAGCGCAAATTCGGTTTCTGGTGCAATATACTCAGCCACTCGGACGCCGCCAATGTCGGCCAGCGTCTGGCCTTGCGGGAGCAACTCGATGATGCTATTGCCGTGCTGGCCCATTGGCTGCTGGAAATGCCGGATAAAGCCGAGGTGCAACGCATCGCCCGGCAACTGGAGTCGAATCTTATCCTGATAGAAACCCTGGAGAGCATAGGCAGGCTGCAACAAAATGATGCCGCCAGCCCGGCGCTGCAGCAGTATTTGGCCAATTTTGCCAGCGAACTCAAGACCCATAGGGACCAAGGCACAGAGCCGACGCCACTGCCCTTGGGAGACAAGCCGCAACCTCTGCTGTTGGATGCCGCCAACCGCTTGGCCTTGGCGCTGGATCCCCAAAGACCGCTGGCAGCCGACTGGCGCGAGCGCCTGGGGCTTATCTGGCCTTCCGATGCCCAAAGCGTTCGCAGTCAATGGCGCAAGGCCTTGGTGAAACACTCGCGGGAATGGCATCACGGCCTGAGAATTCTGTTCACTCTGCTGTGTTGTCAGGCCGTGGTAGAACTGCTGCAACTGCCGCAGGGTTATTGGGTGACGCTCACCGCCTACATAGTGCTGATGGTAGCGCCGCTCGGGCAGTTGCAGGCCAGGATCTGGAGCCGCTTCTATGGCACTGTGCTCGGTTCTGTGTTGGCACTGGGGCTTATCTGGTTTCTGGGGGCCGGTAGCTGGTTATTACCGGCCACCTGCCTGAGTGCCTTTCTGGCCTTTGCCACCTTCTACAAGGCCAGATATGAGATTCATGTGTTCTGGCTCACCATGCTGATGGTGTTTGCCATCACCCTGCTACTGCCGAGCGATCCCTATATCGCCTTCTACCGGGCGCTGGACACCTTCACCGGCGCTTTAATGGCATTTCTGGCGATGCATCTGTTTATTCCCAGCTGGACCCGGCGCTGGCTCGACAGCTATGTATGCCACTTTATCGAGCTGGAGCGGGCTTGGCTTGCCAGTATCAATACAGGTAAAGCCGATAATGCCCTGCGTTGGCAAGCCCATGCGGCGCTGAGACAACTGGGCCAAGAAGTCGGCTTTTTGAAGCTCGAGCCCAACACGGGCCAGCGGGAGCTGCAGGACTGGCAGAGTTTTCTCTGGCTTGGGCTGACGCTGCACTGCACCCTGGTGTTGGTGGCACGCCAGCAGCAAAAGCAGCCGCTGCATCTGGCGGAGCAACAGCTGGCGGCCTGGCCCCAGCTGTTTCGTCAGCGCTTCTTGGCAACAGAGATGCACCAATCCGAGTCCGGGCCAGCGCCCAATTCAACAGATGAGACTACGCAACAGTCAGCAAGACAAGCTGAAGCGATTCCCGCTTGGGTTATGCAGGATATCGCCCATCTCTATGCCTGGCTCGACTGGCAACGTCCCTACGCCCTGAGCGGCAACACTCACGGCTGA
- a CDS encoding toxin-antitoxin system YwqK family antitoxin: MNLKVFLLILLLLSGCHSEVQLPIQADELEQIHCREVSDDNSALGYYLEGCVDGYRGEPFNGIAIWGAPDRPSYSAAQFKDGLRDGYSFSTSAPPERLLSQSAWYKNGKLHGWQLNFQYQQTQLRSRELFQDGERQELWLYDNQGQLDSFKRFDQGKVVESISYEQGRERMKQFKRDGEKLTVWKSYFPDGSLKSFSEHLDEENLRKLKEQGYYANGRLKLDYLFDRRQRTAVQHTFWRNGQRQSEQHYGFFPSIAADGIWLSYCETNGALSKRTPFRRGAKQGEEQLFHCNGQLQVSKRFDQDKLIPQTLNYFDEQGRNYLQEEIGTNGKVLNTRVYDEQGKLTYQD, encoded by the coding sequence ATGAATCTCAAGGTCTTTTTACTCATTCTCCTGTTGCTGAGTGGCTGTCACTCTGAGGTGCAACTGCCAATTCAGGCTGACGAGCTGGAGCAAATCCACTGCCGGGAAGTAAGCGATGACAATAGCGCCCTGGGTTATTACCTCGAAGGCTGCGTTGACGGATACCGAGGTGAACCCTTCAACGGCATTGCCATTTGGGGAGCGCCGGATCGCCCCAGCTATAGTGCGGCCCAGTTCAAGGATGGCCTGCGGGACGGCTACAGCTTCAGCACATCCGCGCCGCCCGAGCGTCTGCTAAGCCAAAGCGCCTGGTATAAAAATGGCAAGTTGCACGGCTGGCAGCTGAACTTTCAATACCAGCAAACCCAATTACGCAGCCGGGAATTGTTTCAAGACGGTGAGCGCCAGGAACTCTGGCTCTACGACAACCAAGGCCAACTCGACAGTTTCAAGCGTTTCGACCAGGGTAAAGTGGTTGAATCCATCTCCTACGAACAGGGACGGGAGCGGATGAAACAGTTCAAGCGGGACGGCGAGAAACTCACCGTCTGGAAAAGCTATTTTCCCGATGGTTCATTAAAGAGCTTCAGTGAACATCTGGATGAAGAAAATCTCAGAAAACTCAAGGAACAAGGCTACTACGCCAACGGCCGACTCAAGTTGGACTACCTGTTCGACCGCCGGCAGCGCACCGCAGTGCAGCACACTTTCTGGCGCAATGGCCAGCGCCAGTCCGAGCAACACTATGGTTTCTTTCCCTCAATAGCCGCCGACGGCATCTGGCTCAGTTATTGTGAGACCAATGGCGCCTTGAGCAAACGTACTCCGTTCCGTCGAGGCGCCAAGCAGGGTGAGGAGCAACTCTTTCACTGCAATGGCCAGTTGCAGGTGAGCAAACGTTTCGACCAGGACAAGCTCATACCACAGACCCTGAACTACTTTGATGAGCAGGGGCGCAACTATCTGCAGGAAGAGATAGGCACGAACGGCAAGGTACTGAATACCCGGGTCTATGATGAACAGGGTAAACTAACCTACCAAGATTGA
- a CDS encoding C-GCAxxG-C-C family (seleno)protein: protein MNVNRRQAMGQIVGLVGVAAGSSLIATTALAAESCPGDTSIGIGSEGGSDLGTKLLTYVKLDPMEVAKLAYEGYGRGGCMYGVFDALVKALAAKGHEDACKFAAIPTNLAAYGGGGIAGWGTLCGCLNAAAMAVNVLGGVDRTAVIRSVYRYYEHTAMPRNDEAFLKAIGAPTRKDNAGELLTADKIGQSVANSILCHTSVTHWSKASKYGSSHQAKLERCAQLTAEIAYVTTDFLNKSLDNALDAEIVAAGNAECSGCHSSTKREPDTYIGADVNSQMECQSCHSAHDVGAGLTGVHEGAVCSDCH, encoded by the coding sequence ATGAACGTGAATCGACGTCAGGCGATGGGCCAGATTGTAGGTTTGGTTGGTGTGGCAGCAGGGAGTTCGCTGATCGCGACCACAGCTCTGGCCGCAGAGTCTTGTCCCGGAGATACCAGCATAGGGATCGGCAGTGAAGGGGGCAGCGATCTGGGCACCAAGCTGCTGACCTATGTGAAATTAGACCCTATGGAAGTCGCCAAACTGGCCTATGAAGGTTATGGCCGTGGCGGTTGCATGTATGGGGTTTTCGATGCCCTGGTGAAGGCCTTGGCGGCCAAAGGGCATGAGGATGCCTGTAAATTCGCCGCTATCCCAACTAACCTGGCGGCCTATGGTGGCGGCGGTATCGCAGGTTGGGGAACCCTGTGTGGTTGCTTGAATGCGGCGGCCATGGCGGTCAACGTCCTGGGCGGGGTCGACCGCACTGCGGTGATCCGCTCCGTGTACCGCTACTATGAACACACAGCCATGCCGAGAAATGATGAAGCCTTCCTCAAGGCGATTGGCGCACCGACCCGTAAAGACAATGCCGGTGAGCTACTGACCGCAGATAAGATAGGCCAGTCGGTTGCCAATTCCATTCTCTGTCACACCTCGGTGACCCACTGGTCGAAAGCGAGCAAGTACGGCTCCAGTCATCAGGCGAAATTGGAGCGCTGCGCTCAGCTGACGGCCGAGATTGCCTATGTCACCACTGACTTCCTCAATAAGTCGCTGGACAATGCCCTGGACGCTGAAATTGTGGCAGCAGGCAATGCCGAGTGTAGTGGTTGTCACAGCAGCACCAAACGTGAACCAGACACTTACATAGGTGCCGATGTCAATTCACAGATGGAATGTCAGAGCTGCCACAGCGCCCATGATGTCGGCGCCGGTTTGACCGGGGTTCACGAAGGTGCGGTCTGCAGCGATTGTCACTAG
- a CDS encoding cyanate transporter codes for MSSSKWQPVWLILTLIILGLNLRPSMAAIGPLLEAIRASLPLSYSSLALLTMLPVMTMGVAMFIGAKLAARLGERQTLLLSLLLIGMANLARLWAGSGLQLLLTAIIAGLGIALIQALLPGMIKRSYSQHIERYMGIYVTAIMGGAALAAAISPWLEHRFGHWQSALAFWALLSLPAMLFWFWGKHGLQPQGFNKAAAKKPSGKPGVSPSVGIGSFSHIPRAWLLGLFFGLSTASYTCVLAWLAPFFIDLGWQATQAGLLLAFLTLMEVVAGLLLPTLAARSHDRRPLLLLLLSTIGGFIGLAFMPLALPWLWAALLGIGIGGLFPLSLIVTLDHLDDYSQAGQLTAFVQGIGYLLASLSPLLAGYLKDSSSSFTLSWLLLAAVSLGMLAIVWRFDPKRHSQHFALLAH; via the coding sequence ATGAGCTCATCAAAATGGCAGCCTGTGTGGCTGATCCTGACCTTGATTATTCTCGGCCTCAACCTGCGCCCCAGCATGGCGGCCATAGGCCCACTGCTGGAGGCTATCCGGGCTTCCTTGCCCCTCAGTTACAGTTCCTTGGCACTCCTGACCATGCTGCCCGTGATGACCATGGGAGTCGCTATGTTTATCGGTGCCAAGCTGGCCGCCAGACTGGGAGAGCGCCAAACTCTGCTACTGTCGCTGCTACTTATTGGTATGGCCAACCTGGCTCGGCTCTGGGCCGGCAGCGGCCTGCAACTACTACTGACCGCAATCATTGCCGGCTTAGGTATCGCCCTTATTCAGGCTCTGCTGCCTGGAATGATCAAGCGCAGCTATAGCCAGCATATTGAGCGTTACATGGGGATTTACGTAACCGCCATCATGGGTGGAGCGGCCCTGGCTGCGGCCATTAGCCCTTGGCTTGAGCACAGGTTTGGTCATTGGCAGTCGGCGCTGGCCTTCTGGGCTCTGTTGAGTCTGCCGGCGATGCTATTTTGGTTCTGGGGCAAACACGGCCTGCAACCCCAGGGCTTCAATAAGGCAGCAGCAAAGAAGCCTTCAGGAAAACCGGGAGTTAGCCCAAGTGTGGGCATAGGCAGCTTTAGCCATATTCCCAGGGCCTGGCTGTTGGGGCTTTTCTTTGGCCTGAGCACAGCATCCTATACCTGTGTGCTCGCTTGGTTGGCGCCCTTCTTTATCGACTTGGGCTGGCAAGCCACTCAGGCAGGGCTATTGCTGGCGTTTCTGACACTGATGGAAGTGGTCGCAGGCCTGTTGCTGCCGACGCTGGCGGCTCGCAGTCATGACAGAAGGCCACTGCTATTGCTGCTCCTGTCTACCATTGGCGGTTTTATCGGGCTGGCGTTTATGCCACTGGCCCTGCCCTGGTTATGGGCTGCGCTGCTGGGTATAGGCATTGGTGGCCTCTTCCCCTTGAGTCTGATTGTCACTTTGGACCATCTGGACGACTACAGCCAGGCGGGACAACTGACGGCCTTTGTTCAGGGGATAGGTTATCTGCTGGCATCTCTGTCGCCTCTGCTGGCGGGTTATCTCAAGGACAGTTCCAGCAGCTTCACGCTTTCCTGGTTGCTGCTCGCGGCTGTGTCTCTGGGCATGCTGGCCATTGTCTGGCGCTTTGATCCCAAGCGCCACAGTCAACACTTCGCCCTGTTGGCCCACTGA
- the glnL gene encoding nitrogen regulation protein NR(II), whose translation MDTNILLNHLATAVLVIDSDLLPSYANAAAEQLLGVSSHRLQEQVLTEHLHAIGVEPRVLQSAVLERQGLTVNTAQLISLDGQHHTVDMTLIPLEQGEQLKPLSLLELRQVDQQRRIHQQLTLDAQQQAAQYLVRNLAHEIKNPLGGLRGAAQLLSRELSEPQLKEFTTLIIEQADRLRALVDRLLGPQKPSQHKLQNIHLVLQKVISLVSVTLPQQIHLRQDYDPSIPDLPMDEDQLQQAILNIVQNAVQALEHQGGDIMIRTRTAHQVTIGNQRHKLVLVLSIIDNGPGIAPELVDTLFYPMVTGRKDGNGLGLSIAHNIARLHGGRIDCDSAPGHTEFSLTLPINNHSG comes from the coding sequence ATGGACACAAATATCCTGCTCAATCATCTGGCAACTGCCGTTCTGGTCATCGACAGTGACCTGCTTCCCAGCTATGCCAACGCCGCTGCCGAGCAGTTGCTGGGCGTCTCCAGCCACAGGTTGCAGGAGCAGGTACTGACAGAGCATCTGCATGCCATAGGAGTTGAACCCAGAGTGCTGCAAAGCGCGGTGCTGGAACGTCAGGGGTTAACGGTCAATACCGCTCAGCTCATCAGCCTGGATGGCCAGCATCACACTGTGGATATGACACTGATCCCTCTGGAGCAGGGAGAACAGCTCAAACCCTTGAGCCTGTTGGAACTCAGACAGGTGGATCAGCAGCGGCGCATTCACCAGCAGTTGACCCTGGATGCCCAGCAGCAGGCGGCTCAATATCTGGTGCGCAATCTGGCCCATGAGATTAAAAACCCGCTGGGTGGACTGCGCGGCGCGGCGCAGCTCTTGTCCCGCGAGCTTAGCGAGCCGCAGCTCAAGGAGTTCACCACACTCATCATAGAGCAGGCCGACAGGTTGCGCGCCCTGGTCGACCGATTGCTGGGGCCGCAGAAACCATCGCAGCACAAGCTGCAGAATATCCATCTGGTGCTGCAAAAGGTGATCAGTCTGGTGAGTGTGACCCTGCCGCAACAGATACATCTGCGCCAGGATTACGACCCCTCGATTCCGGACTTGCCTATGGATGAAGATCAACTGCAACAGGCAATCCTCAACATAGTGCAAAATGCAGTACAAGCCTTGGAGCATCAGGGCGGCGATATCATGATCCGCACCCGCACCGCCCATCAGGTCACCATAGGCAACCAGAGACACAAGTTGGTGCTGGTGCTGTCAATCATAGACAACGGCCCGGGTATTGCCCCGGAACTGGTGGATACCCTGTTTTACCCCATGGTCACAGGCCGCAAGGACGGCAACGGCCTGGGGCTATCCATCGCCCACAATATTGCCAGGCTCCACGGCGGCCGTATCGACTGCGATTCGGCCCCGGGACACACAGAGTTCAGCCTGACATTGCCGATCAACAACCACAGCGGCTAA
- a CDS encoding iron-containing alcohol dehydrogenase has product MYDFEFYNPTRLLFGRSSLEQLDTLVPNDARVLLLYGGQSAKRNGTLAQVSQVLGKRICAEFGGISPNPDYHQLLQAVEQIRQQKLDFILAIGGGSIIDAGKFIAAAAPYQGEPWEILETDGRHIDQALPLGTVLTLPATGSEMNNCAVISNSALGLKRSFRHPSVFPRFSVLAPQLSFSLPQPQIANGVVDAFVHVTEQYLTYPVDAKVQDRFAEGLLLTLIEEGPKALAEPENYRVRANIMFSATMALNGLIGTGVPQDWSTHKLGHELTVRHGLDHAVTLAILLPTMLRLRKAAKHAKLLQYAERVWQLSDGSEEQRIDAAIELTRQFFESMGLQTHLSDYGIGHEAIAPLLENLERQGLTQLGEDGRVDLELSRQVFQASL; this is encoded by the coding sequence ATGTACGATTTTGAATTCTACAATCCAACCCGCCTACTCTTTGGCCGCAGCAGCCTGGAGCAGCTGGACACTCTGGTGCCCAATGACGCCAGAGTGCTCTTGCTCTACGGCGGCCAAAGCGCCAAGCGCAATGGCACCCTGGCCCAGGTCAGCCAGGTATTGGGTAAACGCATCTGCGCCGAGTTCGGCGGCATTAGCCCCAACCCCGACTACCACCAGCTATTGCAGGCAGTAGAGCAGATAAGGCAACAAAAGCTGGACTTTATTCTCGCCATCGGCGGCGGTTCCATCATAGATGCGGGCAAGTTTATTGCCGCCGCAGCACCCTATCAGGGAGAGCCCTGGGAGATACTGGAAACCGACGGTCGCCACATTGACCAAGCTCTACCGCTCGGTACTGTGCTGACCCTGCCGGCCACCGGTTCAGAGATGAATAACTGCGCGGTGATCAGCAATAGCGCTCTTGGCCTCAAGCGCTCCTTTCGTCATCCCTCGGTGTTTCCCCGCTTCTCTGTACTGGCGCCACAACTGAGTTTCAGCCTACCGCAACCACAGATTGCCAACGGTGTGGTGGATGCCTTTGTGCACGTGACCGAGCAGTACCTGACTTACCCGGTCGACGCCAAGGTGCAGGACAGGTTTGCCGAAGGCCTGCTGCTCACTCTGATAGAGGAAGGCCCCAAGGCGCTGGCAGAGCCCGAAAACTATCGGGTGCGCGCCAATATCATGTTTAGCGCTACCATGGCGCTCAACGGCCTGATCGGCACAGGTGTTCCGCAAGACTGGTCGACCCATAAACTGGGTCACGAACTGACGGTGCGCCACGGCCTGGATCATGCCGTGACCCTCGCCATACTGCTGCCGACTATGCTGCGCCTGAGAAAGGCCGCCAAACACGCCAAGCTGCTGCAGTATGCCGAGCGGGTTTGGCAACTCAGCGACGGCAGCGAGGAGCAACGCATAGATGCAGCCATAGAGCTGACCCGGCAGTTCTTCGAATCCATGGGGCTCCAGACTCACCTCAGTGACTATGGCATAGGCCATGAGGCCATAGCGCCGCTGCTGGAGAACCTTGAACGCCAGGGGCTGACCCAACTGGGAGAGGACGGCCGGGTCGACCTTGAGCTGAGCCGACAGGTTTTTCAGGCCAGCCTTTAA